tacgcgagggattatgcttgattttcttaggatgaagacataatctttatAGCAGTTTAAATGAggtctggagctagcatgtcagtaactgctagtagtcttttgttaatttatgcTTCGTTAtcattttgttagtttttttctgTTACCCTTCCGACATTGGACTCTGACTTCTTTTAAACACTGCGTATTGATGTGCGTTTGTCTTTTCTATATTGGCTACATGTGAAGGGGAGCGCTGAGACTTCTCAATACATGTTTGCGCCTAATATCAATTCATCTATAGGTGTCGGGGATTTAGCGTGACGCCCATTTTCATTTAACTAGTATACTATTGTGTAAAGGATAAAGATGGAGCTCACCTCGGATTGCTAAATAgccttgctgtgttgaagacccattgtcaCCGGTTTTCTGCTCTttcgtcgggttgttgtttctttggcacaACTTACATTTCTATATATTATCCATTGTATTGAAACTTTAAGTCAACATTGTCCTTAACTTCTTAAAATTTATTGAACTGTTTACTTATTATTTTACATTCTATACGCTATTGCTGTTCTTATTATTTCCCATGTATTCAAACGATGGAGAAAATTGGCAGTTAGAAAGACAACCAACACAATGAATGTGTAAATTACACATTATTAAATGTATCTTATTCATGCAAGTATATAATGGCAAATGATTAATTTCAACAATTCAGGAGGGTGTCTTTTAGAAATTCTACCTTACATGAAAGAAGAAAATGATAATCGCAATCACATTTATGAGAGTTTGGTGAAAGAAAGAAAATCACAATCAAAACAAGAGTGATGACTGATCACAATAAAAActgtcttgtttttatttttcagtttgatGATGGTGTTTAGTTGTTTCTCAAGGTCATATCAACTCAATTAACATCAAAATGTTATGACCCATATCAACAATTAAAACAATCAGTAATGAAATCTAGTTCAACAGATTCAGCATTGAGAACTTATTTTAAACAATTGCATATGTTCTACAGttcattacattaaaaaaaaagcatacatAGCCTGCATAAAATTATTCTTATGCAAGTAACACATTTCGAATTGAGAGAAACTTATTTGTCATATAGgaaatgatttaataaaatataacatcCAATTTTCTCAAAATAAACCAACAAGCAAAAATTATTATAAGaagtaaattaaacaaaaaactataaatgtgAGTTATTAAGATGgtatacaatataatattaatCAACAAGAACAGATTTCAACGGATTTACTTGATcaaattaaccatgttaacaaaaACGTCTGACAAAAATAAATGCGAGTTTAAAGTATATATGGATGAAGTTGTATATTTCGTACTTTATAATGACAGGGAAGATTGATTGCATGTTAACATTAATAAATGACATTGACTTATAGATTATTTTCTAACACATCAATATATTGAATCGCTATGTACAACAGAATAATTGTGAGAAATAgttattttaatattatcatatttttcatggtacatgtatctgtataTTTAGGAGTAATTCTCCTTATTCAacaatttcatttcaaaaacCTTTTATTCTGAGAATGAATTGGCATCTAAAACAATCATTGTACATCAGAAGggttttattttaatgtattttatttgataCGAAAATAAGAGAACAACCACCTCTTTGAGATATTTTAATGTTTGCATGGATTAAAAGActgaatgatttttaatttgcTTAATAAAAGGCTTGCCTAACAATTCTAACAAAAACTATTCTACCAGTCATGTAAAAgaataaaagtaagaaaattgATTGCATCAGCATTACCCAACATGCGAAGCTAATGATTAATATCATCAAAAGTGGAATTCACAATATCATTACACACAAATGGCAGTATTTCAAACAGTGTAACAGTAACAAATATGGGTAACATAAGATTATCATTAAGAGGGCCTAGTATATTAATAGAGCCTTCTGACAACATTGAATGTTCATGCTAAGAAGAGTTGTTACAATTTGAAGTAACAATTCTGCCATCTAATGGTCTCGGACTTCTGCAGTTGTGTATCAGATCCATATCTGTATTGCCAAGGTTTCTAAATTCCTGCAGCTGAAAAATGAAACATACCATTCCCTAGATGTTTTTATTCTAAATGCATAAAAATTGATGAAGGATAATATATGAATACCCACATTAAAAGCATGGATGGAGATAGTTATGATATACAATGTTGTTGTTGCAGAAAGGTGAAACATAGAGcttatttacataattaaataaGATGTGTTCAAATAAAAATCAGTGAATATAATAAAACCATTATAGAGCAGTATAATTATATCAAATGTGTctgtaaaaaaatttgtttttcacTCCCTTTGTCTGCATATGATATTGAACAAATATCATCAATTGTTGTTTAGAAATATAACTAAATGTTATTTGTTGATTATCAAAATCATATCTAAGTTGATTATTGTACTTTACAACCAATAATTCTTATATTGAAGAGCCCAAAATACTGATGTATTTTTAATTACAATCTAATGTAGTCAACTGTTTCCAACATATATACGCAGAAATTGTAAAGACCAATGctatgttttttgtattttgaaaccCTAAATAACTCTcagatgaaaatttaaaacagcaGGTGCTCATGTACTGTTCTATTTCATGTAGAAGAATTTTCAAATGTAACTAGATTCTCTCAAGGAGCTGTGTTTTAACAAAGTGTGAAGGGGGAGATGACAGCACAGAAGTAGAGAAGTGTTTTCTTTATGTTActactagatataaaaaaaagaactttaccttaatttagaaacaagaaacaacatatctaaatttaaaaaaaactatgatcACAGCGTTTTCATTCTATCCTGGAGACACTGTTTGGCATCCGCCAGCACACCTGCACGCCAGCTGTATATATCCTCAAATCAATAACCGATATTTACTTCGAAAATCCAGTTAACTAAGTTGATGCTACCCTTTTCTACataaaatgactgtaccaagtcaggaatatgacagttgttatcaattcattAGTTTtgtttgagctttggattttgccTCTTGATAAGGGCctttccattttgaaatttcctttgctttcggtatttttgtgattttacttttcgcaCTCGGGGAACACACAAATGAAATTTATCTTTGTAAAATTATATGTCCATTGAACATTGACATTGATTATATTTCACTGGTACATTACCTGGTTCTCAGATaggtaaatgttttctttaaacatGGTCCATATAACAGGAGCACATGGTGGAGTTGTCATTGATCCCAAGTATCTGTAGTAACACTTAGATGATGGTAGTAGTGAACTCAGTTTGAAGCTTTGAAGAGGTAGTATGTCATCTGCCAAGAAGATACACATTATAGTAACACACAGTTTGTTAATACAAGAACATGCAAATAATTTACGTTGTATGAATATCATAAGAGATTGCAAAAACAACTGTAAGCAAATACAACAATATGAACCAACAAGGTAATACAGATTTTATGTCATTTATAGGTAAATAGTTTCAAATGAAATTGATGAGTTATTGCAAAAATTGTTTGTAATAGTTGGACAGGATCACATCATCTTCTCCAAAAGCTAGATAAACTATGGTTAACTAAGAGTCGAGGATAATATAACAGATGTAAACAGGTAAACTTGAACAGACTCTGAGAAATAGTTCTTGGAaattattgaaatgttttaatgttttatggTACAGCATGGGAAAATATGATCTTTATTTAGTTTATTCGTTATATTGAACCCgaaattatattaataaaataatggAAATATACATACCttgtttttgaacatttttcacttTGTCAGTAATTTCATCATAGTTTTTATTATGAGAACCAACCTGAAAACATTATAACACAAATAATAAACTTTAAAGTTTGGAACATTTGGTTCTAATAACTAGATGCAAACTGTTAGTTtggatacttttttttaactcCTACTGTACAATTGCTATGTCCAGAACAGCATTGCAACTAATAAGACTGATATATAGCTTAAGCATCTATAACAGATTGACTTGTGTCTTATAAGTCAATTTGTTTCCCTGTATTGTCATCATCATGTGTTAGGGACAGTGTTGCATTGCTTTTTCTTCCTCAATTAATTATTACCCAACAtgtattcaacatttaaaagttGTCAATATAAATGTTTCATCCCCTTTATCCAGGATGCccatttggtaaaaaaaaaagtcaagtcagttaaaaaaaaaagcatttgataATGATGACCATTATAATAATGATGGTATCAGCATCCAGCGGCAAATAGTACATGAATACTTTAATggaaataaattatatttgtgaGATTTACATTTTACTAAAGATTGAAGGCTACGAGTTGAAAAGGTAGTTGTGTTTATTATACAAGACAAGTCATCAGTGACACTATAAGCTGTGCAGCACTTCATGTAACACAATTTCACATAttcttaaagaaaatataaaataaacaactgCATGATACAATTAAATGTACCTTTATATTTGAATCATTTCTTTTAgagtaaaacaatttttttagatAAGGTATTTTAAAACAACGACAATGTCATAGATTTAGAAAGGGTTTGCAAAATCATTCTCTTccgaaaaaaaaaccccaatataAACACAGTCAGTTTTAAATAAAACACTTACATCTATAAGATAACCTAGAACAGCAAGTCCATTTTCGTTTTTTAGAGCCTCTCCAGCGTTAGAGTATTTATCTAGATGCATTACAATATGaagctgaaaaaaatatatgttataatatcAGTTTTGAGCATCTTCATACAATTCATACAGATTTAATGTAGGTAGCAATACCAAAGAAACGTTAAAAAAACGTCAACAATATGAACATGTAATATAAACCAACTAAATGGAAGCACAATAATGCTGGTATAGACAATAAGTTCCAACTCTGAATCAGTAATTTCAAACTTCCAGGGTGtaatgcaaaacaaaataatattatatatttgtagtcaggtcaaaaataaaattaagattgTTTGATGTTGCCTACCAGACTAATTTTATGATACAAATATGTacatatttttcaattgaaagcTTTTTTCACCTGCTCTAATattgttttcttgtctaaaaCAAGTAACAAATGTTGTTGgtcgaataaaataaaatagctaCCTACCTTCCCACCTCTACAAGGAATGCATGGGCAGGCAATATCAAACAGAGGATTTTTGCGAAGCGTGTTCTTGGCAACTGCTTATGTAACTTATTGCATATTTCCCCTTAAGTAATTTTAATCATACTTTTAGTTATGTAAAATACCTTTTTCGGTAATTAAAGATAACTCTGTAGTTAGACCTCATATTCCTATAggcttttttaatatatttttttgcttcGCAACATACCAAATCATCCCTTATTCTGACATGTCTAACCCCATTTTCTATTCTACACAACATACCTCAGCGGTCACCTGTTTTCCGTCATATGTATGTTCTGAACCAACATTATTATTTGGTCCCCAGTGGAAGTGGAATTGTTCTACTTTATACGTCCCTGGTAAACTTCCTCCCGTCACCTTAATATCATGTCCTTGAAGGTTAACTTGTACtgaaaatgtatatacatatatatataaacaaagtgCAAAAACTAAGGTTAAtcaaaaacaaacatattaaacGATATGACCAAAAAAGGCTGTCAAAATGACGGCAAACTGCAGTTTATTTACGTTTATTGTTGACAAATAAAGAACCACAAACTAAAACAGTCCCAGTGTAAATTGCTAGATTCGACTAAATCTCTATTCTGTAATCGGAAGAAACTGTTgacatttgtttaaaattgtttaacGCTCTCAAATTAACATGCCAATTCATAAGGTACCAGTAAACACAGCAGCGGATCCAGGGAGCTTAAAGGACAACAGCATCCTTTGTttgccaatatatatatatactgagtgccaatgaaaacacAACCTTGgtttttccaaaataaaaaaaatatattagaaatgataatctttcaaaataaattgttcttgaaaattaacaattttaacaattgatcgatatcaaacaaaaatgtgtcattgtcatctttcgggcaTGTTGGGCGCAAtaggtaaacgaaacatccaaaTTCGAACCATCAACTCACAGTCCtcacaaaaaatgttacaaccccgtgGTGCAGTGCAATCTCGACAGCaccgtggaattgatcatcctGGACGTTTAATGTGATTTCGAGGAATGCTTTTCCGCTTGTCCCGAAAatcaaactcaagctgactttatgatattggtggtggttgTTTGTTTCGTCTAAACCATGTAAAATCGGATGCAAAGTTTGCTCGATCGGACCAAAATCCGGCGAAAAgcatgacttttggccaaggTGGGTCaaatgtctatgtaaccaccactgacggtttttggtacataatgaatgatttttggtctacataGTTCGATGTTTACGCCAGACAGCCTTTTAGATGTCACTAAGAAAAGACTGATGTGATCTTTAACAATTTCTGCGCAAACGatgctttactgaaattgctcgAAAGGTTCTATCGTGACCAACATTGAACTCTCGTGACATTTGGACAGCCATCAGAGtagatatcggatatgttaaagaccaaatgtatcggtcttgccgagcgtttcttgttttttgtaccccaggatgtggcttatcattaaatgatTCATTTTGGTTGGATTTGTGGATGAttgggttattgtagaggctacaacttcagtctcctcgtaattgtatgctgtgaaaggcttcattggatcatacCCAAAACATCATGTggctggttgtcagaaagtctTGCCGTTTACTCAGATAATTATTGCAGTTTCttaacaataagggcgggaaaacTCATGACATTAGCCTTGGAAGcttaaattaaatgacaaaatcgtgaaaatggtgcgtatgttgaaaCTTTAAATCagtgaactcggtttatgtcagttcaaaataacccttacttcgcattcGTTCCAAAAATCACTTAACTGTAAAGTTCTCGACAATTGTCTTAAAAGTAATTTTCAACCAAaaatacaaagttctaatataaataaataaaaatcataagattttttttaaaaacaaaagtgttgcgttttcagtGGCACTCATGcagtatataatttttatatcttttttatcacgatttatatgattttaaagtttGGATCATACAATCGGTCAGTAATTCTCTTTAGAAAATAACGCTCTTCCTTTCAAAAGTCCTGGATCCGTTCCTTACAAAGGTCACTAGACATTTCACCATATTACGAAAATATAAGTCATATAATTATGACTGATAGCCGCTCTCTAACATTCCTAAATACAACATGTTTAGCGGAgatcaagaaaataaaaaattgcaAGTAAAGCagatacttaaaaaaacaaaacttactagAACGTCCATGGTTTGTACACAAAACCATAACGACATCCCTAGTCTTCTCCAACTCCTCAAGGTTAATCTTTTCCAAGGACGAATCGTAGGCGACATCGCTCGTCTTGATATCAATCGGAGACTGGAATTTGGCGTTGCAAAGAGGAAACACTGTGTGCCATTCTTCTGGTACTAAATAAAAGAACAGTATAACAgtgaaaactttaaaaacaaaaatattgcttCTGTGTTCGTTTTCAAAATTAGGCACTCCCTTGTATAATCAGagacactagaacacacccgtgatatcgcgggtccgtgactgaattaaagtatttaactatgcgcaagccttattttagtgtTAGTATTGtgatctgataaagtcatgccgataataagatacacagttttatctgctttcaaatctttctgtttgaacacGCGTCGAACtgaaacttatcaattattgatcagtaatattaattatttggaaaaaacaaaaggtcctggaatggagtattttttaattaacagcattgtcctatattagttataaataaagttgaattctttgattcgctgttttacttcatgcccgctaacaaatttaaaactgtaccaatacgccttatttttagtccagatttttagtattcgtattgtactgattaaaatagtacaataggtaacaatttgacaatttagtagtgtcaaaactgtgattatgacccgtgtatatagcatataaaTCCTGAACACACCGTTtgatggtgcgcctgtcagatgcggaaagtacagataaggtaataggtaacaggtgactATACTATTGGTTTCGGTATCGGaatcgacccggaacttcttaattattggcaatattaattacgtggaaaacaaaagggccgggagtggtgtaatttttaatctacacctttgtactatattagttatatataaagtcgaattctttgatttgtcgtttttacgtgatgacggctgactaattggacctcgtaattttagtattatagatatatgtctctggttaaatGAACgcaataaaaatatttcttagttaaaagattagattttttttaaactctcgTTTTTATAATACATTATGCGTCAAGTTCCGAGTATCGCAATCATTTGAGCCTCAAGTAAGGCATCGGTCATTCAATCGGTTTGCCTTCCCTTTTTAATGTGGGGTACAAGTAAGTTTTAAGGATTAaacaacaattattttatttttgtttatctgTGATCTGGTGACATACATTGTTAATATCAGATGAATCAGATCATGGTAAACATGCAATTTTAAGTAATTATCATTCAAGTATCTAGAGCATATTTTACAATGAACAATGGTGAATAAAACggataaaaacaagaaaatcatATACATTTCTTAGGTTAAACGATAAagaaaatatagattttaaaatcaAAACGATACAAAGTTTTTATATTGCATTTGGGTCAGTCCTCTTCACCGACTGCTAGTTGTGTATGAGAATGACCGAACGCAAGTCTGATATGATACAAAAGCATAATAACTGCTGAGAATTGGGAAGATTGAAATCCAAAaaatgtccagcgacaaatataacATACATTTATTCTAGAAATTACATTGTCAATGTCCATTAATTCGATCCATGGTAATTATTGAATGTAAAAACTTCTCGGAAACGGGCCCTTGAATTAAATTCAATAAAGTgttcttatttataaaaataagtaaatgaggtatggttgccaatgaaacaactctccatccgataCCAAATAACGTATCTTGAAGCCCGAAAAGGACAAATGTATATAGTTCAAATGAGAAAATCAGCATATACAAAAcagtaaacgaaaaacaaatatgataaaaagaaacaaatgaccaccactgaattaaaggctcctatCTAACTTGGAACAgacatatacagaatgtggcagagtTAATATTTTTGCTAGCACCAAACCTTTctctaacctggaacagtggtgtaacagtacaagaTAAGAACTATAAAATTAGCTGAAAAAGGATTTATAAATGCACGACAGGTTGAAGAAAACAGAGATGATTGGTTTTTGTGAATAAAACCTGCTGTTGCAACTCATACCATTCCAACTATCCACCAGATTTTAAAACaaagtggatgttagcaattagAACGGCAAACGTATGGCCTTTAAACAAAGACAAAACTTCTGAGTATGGAGCATGTTTTtgagcgctcaaccctccccttacacGAGACAGTTGTGGAACAGTACACTATTAGAACAAAGTATACTGTGCTTTGCAATAGACTAACAATACGAGTTCGATTATTGTCCACATGAAGACATGCCAACCTACTTAGTACAAAT
The window above is part of the Mytilus edulis chromosome 6, xbMytEdul2.2, whole genome shotgun sequence genome. Proteins encoded here:
- the LOC139527515 gene encoding carbonic anhydrase 1-like isoform X1 gives rise to the protein MCTRITRLVFVKSSRSIINGLIRKAHNWGYQQGLVPEEWHTVFPLCNAKFQSPIDIKTSDVAYDSSLEKINLEELEKTRDVVMVLCTNHGRSIQVNLQGHDIKVTGGSLPGTYKVEQFHFHWGPNNNVGSEHTYDGKQVTAELHIVMHLDKYSNAGEALKNENGLAVLGYLIDVGSHNKNYDEITDKVKNVQKQDDILPLQSFKLSSLLPSSKCYYRYLGSMTTPPCAPVIWTMFKENIYLSENQLQEFRNLGNTDMDLIHNCRSPRPLDGRIVTSNCNNSS
- the LOC139527515 gene encoding carbonic anhydrase 1-like isoform X3 yields the protein MYAADVKLSFHTHNWGYQQGLVPEEWHTVFPLCNAKFQSPIDIKTSDVAYDSSLEKINLEELEKTRDVVMVLCTNHGRSIQVNLQGHDIKVTGGSLPGTYKVEQFHFHWGPNNNVGSEHTYDGKQVTAELHIVMHLDKYSNAGEALKNENGLAVLGYLIDVGSHNKNYDEITDKVKNVQKQDDILPLQSFKLSSLLPSSKCYYRYLGSMTTPPCAPVIWTMFKENIYLSENQLQEFRNLGNTDMDLIHNCRSPRPLDGRIVTSNCNNSS
- the LOC139527515 gene encoding carbonic anhydrase 1-like isoform X2, whose amino-acid sequence is MSYRNVFRLQKGGAHNWGYQQGLVPEEWHTVFPLCNAKFQSPIDIKTSDVAYDSSLEKINLEELEKTRDVVMVLCTNHGRSIQVNLQGHDIKVTGGSLPGTYKVEQFHFHWGPNNNVGSEHTYDGKQVTAELHIVMHLDKYSNAGEALKNENGLAVLGYLIDVGSHNKNYDEITDKVKNVQKQDDILPLQSFKLSSLLPSSKCYYRYLGSMTTPPCAPVIWTMFKENIYLSENQLQEFRNLGNTDMDLIHNCRSPRPLDGRIVTSNCNNSS